One Acutalibacter muris DNA window includes the following coding sequences:
- a CDS encoding glycogen debranching protein, with protein MRLPSNIHLVPLDFIECNGVTYSIRPGFYEINGATAIPGGVNFTVHSNGATAISLLLYHPGEDQPYGEIPFPEPYRIGNVYSMIVFRLDIAEFEYAYRVDGPYDPRKGLIFDRSKPLLDPYAKAVTGQREWGENQPGMQQYKARVVKNDFDWGNFSQPMVPNEDLIIYELHVRGFTKDSSSGVANPGTFEGLREKIPYLKELGVNAVELMPIFEFDEMQDYREHNGNKLYNYWGYSTVSFFAPNTSYTATTEHNREGNELKRLIRELNENGIEVYLDVVFNHTAEGNEQGPFFSFKGFDNNIYYLLTPEGYYYNFSGCGNTLNCNHPIVHQMILDCLRYWVTTYRVNGFRFDLASILGRNEDGSPMDKPPLLQSLAFDPILGGVKLIAEAWDAGGLYQVGSFPSWNRWAEWNGKYRDDMRAYIKGDNGTANLAAQRISGSRDIYESKGRENASVNFLTCHDGFTLYDLFAYNDKHNDANGWGNTDGNNNNCSWNCGAEGETSDPAVNELRLRMVRNSFALLMCSRGIPMFLSGDEFCNTQFGNNNAYCQDNITSWLDWRRLDKYRDMFGFFKYMIAFRKAHRVLRADLSGGVMGFPDVSFHGVTPWRKDGFGGDEHYVGVMFAGYERDKGAEVVYVASNAYWGELDVTLPELPLSMHWELVCSTWQAEQKAQHFESRSFRIGPRSVMVFLGR; from the coding sequence ATGAGGCTGCCCAGCAACATACATCTGGTGCCTTTGGACTTTATCGAGTGCAACGGCGTCACCTACTCCATCCGCCCCGGCTTCTACGAGATAAACGGCGCCACCGCCATCCCCGGCGGCGTGAACTTCACCGTACACTCCAACGGGGCCACGGCCATCTCCCTTCTGCTGTACCATCCCGGCGAGGACCAGCCCTATGGGGAGATACCCTTCCCGGAGCCCTATAGGATAGGCAACGTGTACTCCATGATAGTGTTCCGCCTGGATATTGCCGAGTTCGAGTACGCCTACCGGGTGGACGGCCCCTACGACCCAAGGAAGGGCCTTATCTTCGACCGCAGCAAGCCTCTTCTGGACCCCTACGCCAAGGCGGTCACCGGCCAGCGTGAGTGGGGAGAGAACCAACCGGGTATGCAGCAGTATAAGGCCCGGGTCGTGAAAAACGACTTTGACTGGGGCAACTTCTCACAGCCTATGGTGCCAAATGAAGATCTGATAATCTATGAGCTGCACGTGCGGGGTTTTACAAAGGACAGCTCCTCAGGGGTGGCGAACCCCGGCACCTTCGAGGGCCTTCGGGAGAAGATACCATATCTTAAGGAGCTGGGCGTAAACGCCGTGGAGCTTATGCCCATCTTCGAGTTCGACGAGATGCAGGACTACCGCGAGCACAACGGAAATAAGCTCTACAACTACTGGGGCTACAGCACCGTCAGCTTCTTTGCCCCCAACACCAGCTACACCGCCACCACCGAGCATAACCGGGAGGGCAACGAGCTAAAGCGCCTTATCCGTGAGCTTAACGAGAACGGTATAGAGGTGTACCTGGACGTGGTCTTCAACCACACGGCAGAGGGCAATGAGCAGGGTCCCTTCTTCTCCTTCAAGGGCTTTGACAACAATATCTACTATCTTCTGACCCCCGAGGGCTATTACTATAATTTCAGCGGCTGCGGCAATACCTTGAACTGCAACCACCCCATAGTCCACCAGATGATATTGGACTGCCTGCGCTATTGGGTCACCACCTACAGGGTAAACGGCTTTCGCTTCGACCTGGCCTCTATCCTGGGGCGCAACGAGGACGGCTCCCCCATGGATAAGCCGCCGTTATTGCAGTCCCTGGCCTTCGACCCCATCCTGGGCGGGGTGAAGCTCATTGCTGAGGCCTGGGACGCGGGCGGGCTCTATCAGGTGGGCAGCTTCCCCTCCTGGAACCGCTGGGCAGAGTGGAACGGAAAGTATAGGGACGATATGCGCGCCTATATCAAGGGCGACAACGGTACGGCGAATCTGGCGGCCCAGCGCATTTCCGGCTCCCGGGACATATATGAGTCCAAGGGCCGGGAAAATGCCTCGGTAAATTTTCTGACCTGTCACGACGGCTTCACCTTATACGACCTCTTCGCCTATAACGACAAGCATAACGATGCTAATGGCTGGGGCAATACCGACGGCAACAACAATAATTGCAGCTGGAACTGCGGGGCCGAGGGGGAGACCAGCGACCCGGCGGTGAACGAGCTCAGGCTTCGGATGGTGCGCAACTCCTTCGCCCTTCTAATGTGCAGCCGGGGCATACCCATGTTCCTCTCCGGCGACGAGTTCTGCAACACCCAGTTTGGCAACAATAACGCCTACTGCCAGGACAATATCACCTCGTGGCTTGACTGGCGGCGGCTCGACAAGTACCGAGATATGTTCGGCTTTTTCAAGTATATGATAGCCTTTAGAAAGGCCCACCGGGTCCTGCGGGCGGACCTCAGCGGCGGGGTCATGGGTTTCCCGGACGTGAGCTTCCACGGGGTCACCCCCTGGAGGAAGGACGGCTTCGGCGGCGACGAGCACTATGTGGGCGTGATGTTCGCGGGCTACGAGCGGGATAAGGGGGCAGAGGTGGTCTATGTGGCCTCCAACGCCTACTGGGGCGAGCTGGACGTGACCCTGCCCGAGCTGCCCCTTTCCATGCACTGGGAGCTGGTGTGCAGCACCTGGCAGGCCGAACAGAAGGCCCAACACTTTGAAAGCCGCAGTTTCCGTATCGGGCCCCGGTCGGTGATGGTGTTCCTGGGACGTTAA
- a CDS encoding carbamoyl phosphate synthase small subunit produces MERIGEKAYLVLENGRVFQGRRFGAPGELMAEVVFTTGMGGYLETITDPSYWGQIVVQTFPLIGNYGVIPADFESGVVGPRGYIVKAWCQAPSNFRSEGSLDAFFKDRGLCALEGIDTRTLTKIIREKGVMNGMITSDPDKADIGAIRAYKVQGVVREVSTKEPYAMGSSDARLHIALMDYGMKKSIGECLVKRGAKVTVCPCTTTARELSDMGVDGIMLSNGPGDPAENVELIENLKEIYKLGKPMFGICLGHQLLALAHGARTEKLKYGHRGENQPVKDLETGRVYITSQNHGYAVVGGSIPAEKGRELYVNVNDGTCEGVRYTDCNAFTTQFHPEACAGPLDTEWLFDRFFSMIGGSSVCR; encoded by the coding sequence ATGGAGCGTATAGGCGAAAAAGCGTATCTGGTGCTGGAAAACGGCCGGGTCTTCCAGGGGCGAAGGTTCGGGGCCCCGGGGGAGCTTATGGCGGAGGTGGTTTTCACCACCGGCATGGGCGGGTATCTTGAGACCATAACCGACCCCAGCTATTGGGGGCAGATAGTGGTTCAGACCTTCCCCCTTATTGGCAATTACGGTGTGATACCCGCCGACTTTGAGAGCGGCGTGGTGGGCCCCCGGGGATATATCGTTAAAGCTTGGTGCCAAGCTCCTTCTAACTTCCGTTCAGAGGGCAGCCTTGACGCCTTTTTTAAAGACCGGGGACTTTGCGCCCTGGAGGGCATAGACACCCGGACCCTCACAAAGATAATACGGGAGAAGGGGGTCATGAACGGCATGATAACCTCGGACCCTGATAAGGCCGATATCGGGGCCATAAGGGCCTATAAGGTGCAGGGCGTGGTGCGGGAGGTTTCCACCAAAGAGCCCTATGCAATGGGCAGTTCTGACGCGAGGCTCCATATAGCCCTGATGGACTACGGCATGAAGAAAAGCATAGGGGAGTGCCTTGTGAAGCGCGGGGCGAAGGTCACGGTATGCCCATGTACCACCACCGCCCGGGAGCTCTCTGATATGGGCGTAGACGGCATAATGCTCTCAAACGGCCCCGGGGACCCGGCGGAGAACGTGGAGCTTATAGAGAACCTTAAAGAGATATACAAGCTGGGCAAGCCCATGTTCGGCATATGTTTAGGACACCAGCTGCTGGCCCTGGCCCACGGTGCCCGGACCGAGAAGCTCAAGTACGGACATAGGGGCGAGAACCAGCCGGTGAAGGACCTGGAGACCGGCCGGGTGTACATCACCAGCCAGAACCACGGCTATGCCGTTGTGGGCGGCAGCATACCGGCTGAAAAGGGCCGGGAGCTCTATGTGAACGTGAACGACGGCACCTGCGAGGGTGTGCGGTACACCGACTGCAACGCCTTTACCACCCAGTTTCATCCGGAGGCCTGCGCGGGGCCCCTGGACACGGAGTGGCTGTTTGACAGGTTCTTTAGTATGATAGGAGGGTCATCTGTATGCCGCTGA
- a CDS encoding bifunctional ADP-dependent NAD(P)H-hydrate dehydratase/NAD(P)H-hydrate epimerase encodes MKLFSKTEMQSLESEGVYAGVSLWEMMAGAGAQLARAAIDKWGQPKGPAVVLCGKGNNGGDGFVCARELAELGAECAVLLLHGGPNTDLAAAAFARLPPSVKVLSPGAEAEAALMGAWLVVDCVFGFGFRGELDRISTGYLRLANSLPCHRIAADLPSGAECDTGRVSPDTLRAELTIAFTGAKPAHESYPAKEYCGEVRICPVGIPPELVSKAGTSGEVTGSEHLRALLRPLDIQAHKGSQGRLLMVCGSWGMAGACVMAARAALRCGVGLLDIVCEERVYPLLAGAVPEAVFTVLDGPDRLFGSLKAANACVLGCGLGNGQESLIRQVLGCCPVPLVIDADGLNFCARTGFDLSALPVPHVITPHPGEAARLLGRSVAEIQAGRIPAALELAKLSDGPALLKGAATVTARPDGRFAINPTGNPGMAKGGSGDVLAGMIGAFLSQGAEPFEAARGAAYLHGLAGDRCRDRLSARGMLPTDLSSELLEIFKDFERD; translated from the coding sequence ATGAAGCTTTTTTCTAAAACCGAGATGCAGAGCCTGGAGTCGGAGGGCGTATACGCGGGGGTAAGCCTTTGGGAGATGATGGCGGGGGCCGGGGCGCAGCTTGCCCGGGCGGCCATAGATAAGTGGGGTCAGCCAAAGGGACCGGCGGTCGTGCTCTGCGGAAAGGGCAATAACGGCGGCGACGGCTTTGTGTGCGCCCGGGAGCTGGCGGAACTGGGGGCAGAGTGTGCCGTGCTCCTGCTGCACGGCGGCCCCAATACGGACCTTGCCGCCGCTGCCTTTGCCAGGCTGCCGCCCTCTGTAAAGGTGCTCTCCCCCGGAGCGGAGGCAGAAGCCGCCCTTATGGGCGCGTGGCTGGTGGTGGACTGCGTGTTCGGCTTCGGGTTTCGTGGGGAGCTGGACAGGATTTCCACCGGGTACCTGCGCCTTGCCAACTCCCTTCCCTGCCACAGGATAGCCGCCGACCTGCCCAGCGGGGCCGAGTGCGATACCGGGCGGGTATCGCCGGATACCCTCCGGGCGGAGCTGACAATAGCCTTCACCGGGGCAAAGCCCGCCCACGAGAGCTACCCGGCCAAGGAATACTGTGGCGAGGTGCGGATATGCCCGGTGGGCATACCCCCGGAGCTGGTTTCAAAGGCCGGGACCTCTGGAGAGGTTACCGGCTCCGAGCACCTGAGGGCCCTTCTCCGGCCCCTTGACATCCAGGCGCATAAGGGCAGCCAGGGGCGGCTCCTGATGGTCTGCGGCAGCTGGGGCATGGCCGGGGCCTGCGTTATGGCGGCCAGGGCGGCCCTTCGGTGCGGAGTGGGGCTCCTGGACATAGTCTGTGAGGAGCGGGTCTATCCCCTTTTGGCCGGGGCCGTGCCCGAGGCCGTCTTTACCGTCCTTGACGGCCCGGACAGGCTTTTCGGGTCCCTTAAGGCCGCCAACGCCTGCGTGCTGGGCTGCGGACTTGGAAACGGGCAGGAGTCGCTCATACGCCAGGTGCTGGGGTGCTGCCCCGTCCCCCTGGTGATAGATGCGGACGGCCTGAACTTCTGCGCCCGCACCGGGTTTGACCTCTCCGCTCTCCCGGTCCCCCACGTTATCACCCCCCACCCCGGCGAAGCCGCACGGCTGCTGGGCAGAAGCGTTGCTGAAATTCAGGCCGGGCGCATACCCGCCGCTTTGGAGCTGGCAAAGCTTTCCGATGGCCCGGCGCTTCTGAAGGGCGCAGCTACGGTCACAGCCCGGCCGGACGGCCGCTTTGCCATAAACCCCACCGGCAATCCCGGTATGGCCAAGGGCGGCAGCGGGGACGTGCTCGCAGGCATGATAGGCGCGTTCCTCAGCCAGGGCGCGGAGCCCTTTGAGGCCGCCCGGGGCGCGGCCTATCTCCACGGCCTTGCCGGGGACAGGTGCAGGGACAGGCTGTCCGCCCGGGGTATGCTGCCCACGGATCTTTCCTCGGAGCTTTTAGAAATCTTTAAGGATTTTGAAAGGGATTAA
- a CDS encoding ECF transporter S component — MEQVREVKRVNIRALAVTAVLGAVASALMFVGVHVPLMPSFLQLDFSELPALIASFSLGPLSGVAVCLIKNLVHLLATSTGGVGELSNFLLGAAFVLPAGIIYRVKKTRLGALAGALIGSAAMALLSLPSNYFIVYPAYGLVMPMEAILDMYRAINPKVKTLWDALIWFNMPFTFVKGLLSTAVTLLIYKRISPLLKGTK, encoded by the coding sequence ATGGAACAGGTAAGAGAAGTCAAGAGAGTAAACATACGCGCCCTGGCGGTGACGGCGGTGCTGGGGGCGGTGGCCTCGGCGCTGATGTTCGTGGGGGTGCACGTGCCGCTGATGCCCAGCTTTTTGCAGCTGGATTTCAGCGAGCTGCCCGCGCTGATAGCCTCCTTCAGCCTTGGGCCCCTGTCCGGCGTGGCAGTGTGCCTGATAAAGAACCTGGTACACCTTCTGGCCACCAGCACCGGCGGGGTGGGGGAGCTGAGCAACTTCCTTTTGGGCGCCGCCTTTGTCCTGCCGGCGGGCATAATCTACCGGGTGAAGAAGACTCGCTTGGGGGCCCTTGCGGGCGCGCTCATCGGCTCTGCGGCCATGGCCCTTTTGAGCCTTCCCAGCAACTATTTCATCGTGTACCCGGCCTATGGCCTTGTGATGCCCATGGAGGCCATACTGGATATGTACAGGGCCATTAACCCCAAGGTAAAGACCCTCTGGGACGCGCTTATCTGGTTCAATATGCCCTTCACCTTCGTCAAGGGGCTTCTGAGCACGGCGGTCACCCTCCTGATATACAAGCGCATATCGCCCCTCCTAAAGGGCACAAAATAA
- a CDS encoding glutamine synthetase III family protein: protein MANCSENRKSVPELFGSAVFNDDVMMERLPKDVYRSLRKTIDEGKDLDLTVANAVATAMKDWAVELGATHYTHWFQPLNGVTAEKHDSFISPTSDGRVIMQFSGKELIKGEPDASSFPSGGLRATFEARGYTAWDPTSYAFVKGGSLYIPTAFCSYSGEVLDKKTPLLRSMEALSTQALGILRLLGDDKTQQVITTVGPEQEYFLIDKELYKKRRDLMFTGRTLFGARAPKGQELEDHYYGAIKPRVAEFMRDLDRELWKLGILAKTKHNEVAPAQHELAPIFSTTNTACDHNQLTMEVMRNVADRHGLVCLLHEKPFAGVNGSGKHNNWSLQTDTGKNLLDPGKRPWENLPFLLILAAVVKGVDEYQDLLRISVASAGNDHRLGANEAPPAIISMFLGDDLTALLTDIETGKPCGNLAEKKLQTGVRVLPDLNMDNTDRNRTSPFAFTGNKFEFRSLGSAISIACPNIMLNTIVAEELRQFSQELKGQADMPKAVNALVRRVVSGHKRIIFNGDGYSEQWVEEARRRGLLNLRTTVDALPRYLDQKNVELFRRHRIYTEAEMEARYETIMEEYVKTLNIESLTMTGMVRQEIIPAVSGYVSELAQAVAGKRAVLSGLPCTAESQLIEKLSTLLDRAYAQVEELEESLGDPRAASENILSAATHYRDTVIPAMERLRLTIDELEQNAAREHWPYPTYADLMFSI, encoded by the coding sequence ATGGCAAACTGTTCCGAAAACCGCAAGTCCGTCCCGGAGCTGTTCGGCAGCGCCGTCTTTAACGACGACGTGATGATGGAGCGCCTCCCCAAGGACGTGTACCGTTCCCTGCGCAAGACCATCGACGAGGGCAAGGACCTGGACCTGACCGTCGCAAACGCCGTGGCCACGGCCATGAAGGACTGGGCCGTGGAGCTGGGCGCCACCCACTATACCCACTGGTTCCAGCCTTTAAACGGCGTCACCGCCGAGAAGCACGACAGCTTCATCTCCCCCACCAGCGACGGCCGGGTGATAATGCAGTTCTCCGGCAAAGAGCTCATTAAGGGCGAGCCGGACGCCTCCAGTTTCCCCTCGGGGGGCCTTCGGGCCACCTTCGAGGCCCGGGGCTACACGGCCTGGGACCCCACCTCCTATGCCTTTGTAAAGGGCGGCTCGCTGTACATACCCACCGCCTTCTGCTCCTACAGCGGAGAGGTACTTGACAAGAAGACCCCGCTTCTGCGCTCTATGGAGGCGCTCTCCACCCAGGCCCTGGGAATACTGCGGCTTTTGGGGGATGACAAGACCCAGCAGGTCATCACCACCGTGGGGCCCGAGCAGGAGTATTTCCTTATAGACAAGGAGCTCTATAAAAAGCGGCGGGACCTGATGTTCACCGGCCGCACCCTCTTTGGGGCAAGGGCCCCCAAGGGTCAGGAGCTGGAGGACCACTACTACGGGGCCATAAAGCCCAGGGTGGCCGAGTTCATGCGGGACCTGGACCGGGAGCTCTGGAAGCTGGGGATTTTGGCCAAGACCAAGCACAACGAGGTGGCCCCCGCCCAGCACGAGCTGGCCCCCATTTTCAGCACCACCAATACCGCCTGCGACCACAACCAGCTGACCATGGAGGTCATGCGCAACGTGGCCGACAGGCACGGCCTTGTCTGCCTGCTGCACGAGAAGCCCTTTGCCGGGGTCAACGGCAGCGGCAAGCACAACAACTGGTCCCTTCAGACGGACACGGGCAAAAACCTTCTGGACCCGGGCAAGCGGCCCTGGGAGAACCTGCCCTTCCTGCTGATACTGGCCGCCGTGGTAAAGGGCGTGGACGAGTACCAGGACCTTCTTCGGATATCCGTGGCCTCGGCGGGCAACGACCACCGGCTGGGGGCCAACGAGGCTCCCCCCGCCATAATCTCCATGTTCCTGGGAGATGACCTGACGGCGCTGCTTACGGATATCGAGACCGGCAAGCCCTGCGGGAATCTGGCTGAGAAAAAGCTTCAGACCGGCGTGCGGGTGCTGCCGGACCTTAATATGGACAACACCGACCGCAACCGCACCTCCCCCTTCGCCTTTACGGGGAACAAGTTCGAGTTCCGCTCTCTGGGCTCGGCCATCTCCATCGCCTGTCCAAATATAATGCTCAATACCATCGTGGCCGAGGAACTCAGGCAGTTCTCCCAGGAGCTTAAGGGTCAGGCGGATATGCCAAAGGCCGTGAACGCCCTGGTGCGCCGGGTGGTAAGCGGGCACAAGCGCATAATCTTCAACGGCGACGGCTACTCCGAGCAGTGGGTCGAAGAAGCGCGCCGCCGGGGGCTTCTGAACCTGCGCACCACCGTGGACGCCCTGCCGAGATACCTGGATCAGAAAAACGTGGAGCTTTTCCGGCGGCACAGGATATACACGGAGGCCGAGATGGAGGCCCGGTATGAGACCATCATGGAGGAATACGTAAAGACCCTTAACATCGAGAGCCTTACCATGACCGGCATGGTGCGCCAGGAGATCATACCGGCGGTGAGCGGGTATGTCTCGGAGCTTGCCCAGGCTGTTGCCGGTAAGCGTGCGGTGCTCTCCGGGCTGCCCTGCACGGCTGAGAGCCAGCTTATAGAGAAGCTCTCGACCCTTCTGGACCGGGCCTATGCCCAGGTGGAGGAGCTGGAGGAGAGCCTCGGCGACCCCCGGGCCGCCAGCGAGAATATCCTCAGCGCCGCCACCCACTACCGGGACACGGTCATTCCGGCCATGGAGCGGCTGCGGCTGACGATAGATGAGCTTGAGCAGAACGCGGCCAGAGAGCACTGGCCCTATCCCACCTATGCCGACCTGATGTTCAGCATATAG
- a CDS encoding putative ABC transporter permease yields the protein MLYTYLYCFFIYAFLGWCAEVLYAAAVEKRFVNRGFLNGPVCPIYGVGVALIALLMGPFSGNLLALFIGSMILGSALEWTAGFLLEKIFRQKWWDYSNEPHNLNGYVCLKFSVLWGFAGAVVVRFIVPSTSRLAHLMPQPLGWVLLAVLGGLLIADLSVTVVSIIGLNRKLKMLDLVAARLKADSDKLGKGLFEHAASAKKRAEVMQLDAEKLHERYEQALHSNVLHRRLLKAFPDLKSLRHNEQLEALRESIDVFRRKSRDASIRRNQAAIEAYEPHLNEGQEKPFGYMICYEKLFWIFMAGNVVGCFLETVYALILPPHQFELRVSVVLGPFILVYGFGAVAITLFLRRMYNQRDVLIFIASMVVGATFEYFCSFVQQAAFGTVSWEYSDSPFNVGGRTNLMYSVFWGILGLVWVKDLYPVVSRRIERTPKKLGRALTVFFTVFMAVDMAVSAGAVYRQYERVDGVPATNSVQEFFDRTFPDEVLKVIYPHMQYVGKPELPEKLRENQAIPEPAQ from the coding sequence ATGCTTTATACTTACCTGTACTGCTTTTTCATTTACGCGTTCCTCGGCTGGTGCGCAGAGGTGCTCTATGCCGCGGCCGTGGAGAAGCGCTTTGTGAACCGGGGTTTCCTCAACGGTCCCGTCTGTCCCATCTACGGCGTAGGCGTGGCGCTTATCGCCCTGCTTATGGGCCCCTTCTCGGGCAACCTGCTGGCGCTGTTTATAGGCTCCATGATACTGGGCTCGGCTCTCGAGTGGACGGCGGGTTTCCTGCTGGAAAAGATATTCCGTCAGAAGTGGTGGGACTATTCCAATGAACCCCACAACCTGAACGGCTATGTCTGCTTGAAATTCTCCGTACTCTGGGGCTTTGCGGGCGCGGTGGTGGTGCGCTTTATCGTGCCCTCCACCAGCCGCCTGGCGCACCTTATGCCTCAGCCCCTGGGGTGGGTGCTGCTGGCAGTGCTGGGCGGTCTCCTTATTGCGGACCTGTCGGTAACCGTGGTGTCCATCATAGGGCTCAACCGCAAGCTGAAAATGCTCGACCTGGTGGCCGCGCGGCTTAAAGCCGACTCCGACAAGCTGGGCAAGGGGCTGTTTGAGCACGCCGCCAGCGCCAAAAAGCGGGCCGAGGTCATGCAGCTAGACGCTGAAAAGCTCCACGAGAGATATGAGCAGGCCCTGCACTCCAATGTGCTGCACCGCCGCCTGCTGAAGGCCTTCCCGGACCTTAAATCCCTCAGGCATAACGAGCAGCTGGAGGCCCTGCGGGAGAGCATCGACGTGTTCCGCCGCAAGTCCCGGGACGCCAGTATACGCCGCAACCAGGCGGCTATAGAGGCCTATGAGCCACATCTCAACGAGGGCCAGGAGAAGCCCTTTGGGTACATGATATGCTATGAGAAGCTCTTTTGGATATTCATGGCGGGCAACGTGGTGGGCTGTTTTCTTGAGACCGTATACGCCCTTATCCTGCCGCCCCATCAGTTTGAGCTGCGGGTAAGCGTGGTGCTGGGCCCCTTTATCCTGGTGTACGGCTTCGGGGCCGTGGCCATAACCCTGTTCCTTCGCAGGATGTACAACCAAAGGGACGTGCTGATATTCATCGCCAGCATGGTGGTGGGCGCGACCTTTGAGTATTTTTGCAGCTTTGTCCAACAGGCGGCCTTCGGCACCGTGTCCTGGGAGTACAGCGACTCCCCCTTCAACGTGGGCGGGCGCACGAATCTGATGTACTCCGTCTTCTGGGGCATACTTGGCCTTGTGTGGGTAAAGGACCTGTACCCGGTGGTGTCAAGAAGGATAGAGCGGACCCCGAAGAAGCTGGGGCGGGCGCTTACAGTGTTTTTTACAGTATTTATGGCAGTGGATATGGCGGTATCCGCAGGGGCGGTGTACCGCCAGTATGAGCGGGTGGACGGGGTCCCGGCCACAAACAGCGTACAGGAGTTTTTTGACAGGACCTTCCCGGACGAGGTGCTCAAGGTGATATACCCGCATATGCAGTATGTGGGCAAGCCGGAGCTGCCGGAGAAGCTTCGGGAAAACCAAGCCATACCCGAACCCGCCCAATAG
- a CDS encoding sensor domain-containing diguanylate cyclase, producing MQTQEKKSNVRGVSVRQVNFGILLLSVLLYAALLALSFHAAKEYKDMKTATDLYISCQENAALVTAGSDYLTEQVRMFTFTLKPEYMENYFHEIHVDRRRELALEQLSGQAGDTAREYLSRALERSNQLTELEIYAMRLAAEGAGLDGLPQEVEDTELFPGHKRLSEEEKIELARDKVFGEEYQAKKALINDNVYAFIGDVMSTTHNRQGAAMSDLDQAMTTQRIACSLLLLMNIIIFVMIAFLIVKPLKVYIKCIKEDRRMEITGAYEFKYLALTYNDIYELNGVNQVLKQHQAEYDPLTGVLSRSCFEKVKELTRLKPRPIALLLIDTDIAGQVSRRYGYETGDKALKKVGRMLNEHFRASDFPARTDGDQFALIMDEVEPGRQANIVQKLKDINRQLSHPKDGLPPVSIRVGGAFSPEGFTEELYQRANAALNGVKRDGHGGCRFYKEGLELPADQL from the coding sequence ATGCAGACCCAGGAGAAAAAAAGCAATGTCCGCGGCGTAAGCGTGCGCCAAGTGAACTTTGGGATCCTGCTGCTGTCGGTGCTGCTGTACGCGGCCCTGCTGGCGCTCAGTTTCCACGCGGCAAAAGAATATAAGGATATGAAGACCGCCACCGACCTGTATATCTCCTGCCAGGAGAACGCCGCCCTGGTGACGGCGGGCTCAGACTATCTTACGGAGCAGGTGCGTATGTTCACCTTTACCCTGAAGCCGGAGTATATGGAGAACTATTTTCATGAGATACACGTGGACCGCCGCCGTGAGCTGGCCCTGGAGCAGCTCAGCGGCCAGGCCGGGGATACCGCCCGTGAGTACCTCAGCCGGGCGCTGGAGCGCTCGAACCAGCTGACGGAGCTGGAGATATACGCCATGCGCCTGGCGGCGGAGGGGGCGGGACTTGACGGCCTGCCCCAGGAGGTGGAGGACACGGAGCTTTTCCCGGGACATAAGCGCCTTTCGGAGGAGGAAAAGATAGAGCTTGCCAGAGATAAGGTTTTCGGCGAGGAGTATCAGGCAAAGAAAGCTCTTATTAACGACAATGTATACGCCTTTATCGGCGACGTCATGTCCACCACCCATAATAGGCAGGGAGCTGCCATGTCCGACCTGGACCAGGCCATGACCACCCAGCGCATAGCGTGCAGTCTGCTGCTTCTGATGAACATTATTATATTTGTCATGATAGCTTTCCTTATTGTAAAGCCCCTGAAGGTGTACATAAAATGCATCAAAGAGGACCGGCGCATGGAAATCACCGGGGCCTATGAATTCAAGTATCTGGCCCTTACCTATAACGATATTTATGAACTGAACGGCGTTAATCAGGTGTTGAAGCAGCACCAGGCCGAGTATGACCCTCTTACCGGCGTTCTGAGCCGCAGCTGCTTTGAAAAGGTCAAGGAGCTGACCCGGCTGAAGCCCCGGCCCATCGCGCTTTTGCTGATAGACACGGATATTGCCGGTCAGGTAAGCCGCAGATATGGGTATGAGACCGGCGATAAAGCGCTGAAAAAGGTGGGCCGTATGCTCAACGAGCACTTCAGAGCCTCCGACTTCCCGGCGCGCACGGACGGGGACCAGTTTGCCCTTATCATGGACGAGGTGGAACCCGGCAGACAGGCAAATATAGTCCAAAAGCTCAAGGACATAAACCGCCAGCTTTCCCACCCCAAGGACGGGCTTCCGCCGGTCTCCATCAGAGTGGGCGGGGCCTTTTCTCCCGAGGGGTTCACAGAGGAGCTGTACCAGAGGGCAAACGCCGCGCTGAACGGCGTGAAGCGGGACGGCCACGGCGGGTGCAGGTTCTATAAGGAGGGCCTGGAGCTCCCCGCGGACCAGCTATAA